In a genomic window of Echeneis naucrates chromosome 4, fEcheNa1.1, whole genome shotgun sequence:
- the pdcb gene encoding phosducin b — MTARLIDLEESATHTGPKGVINDWRRFKLESMDQENLPQAKKELLRQMSSPNRPKDDSRANLNRKMSVQEYELLKEEDEGCLKKYRRRCMQEMHDKLSFGPRFEGVHDMDSGEAFLEVIEKEHHSTVVVVHIYKVGVKGCEELNNCLDCLATEYPTVKFCRIDAVASGAAERFSDDVLPTLLVYKAGELLGNFLACTQHLNEEFFATDLEAFLNSYGLLPEKELPGMVDEEENDVE; from the exons ATGACTGCCAGATTAATTGATTTGGAAGAGAGCGCAACCCACACAG GTCCAAAAGGAGTCATCAATGATTGGAGGAGGTTTAAGCTGGAAAGCATGGACCAGGAAAACTTGCCACAAGCAAAAAAGGAACTGCTTAGACAGATGTCATCCCCTAACAGGCCAAAAGATGACTCCAGAGCTAACCTTAACCGCAAG ATGAGTGTCCAAGAGTACgagctgctgaaggaggaggacgagggaTGCCTAAAGAAATACAGAAGGAGGTGCATGCAGGAGATGCATGATAAGCTCAGCTTTGGGCCCAGGTTTGAAGGTGTGCACGACATGGACAGTGGAGAGGCCTTCCTGGAAGTTATTGAGAAGGAGCATCACAGCACAGTGGTGGTTGTTCACATCTACAAGGTTGGGGTCAAAGGTTGTGAGGAGCTCAACAACTGCCTCGACTGTCTGGCTACTGAGTACCCCACCGTAAAGTTCTGCAGGATTGATGCTGTTGCATCTGGAGCTGCTGAGCGGTTTTCAGATGACGTTTTGCCAACACTGCTGGTATACAAGGCTGGAGAACTACTGGGGAACTTCCTGGCCTGTACGCAGCACCTAAATGAAGAGTTCTTTGCTACTGATCTGGAGGCTTTCCTCAACAGCTATGGGCTGTTGCCAGAGAAAGAGCTGCCTGGCATGGttgatgaagaggaaaatgatgtAGAGTAA